One stretch of Natronobacterium gregoryi SP2 DNA includes these proteins:
- a CDS encoding NAD(P)/FAD-dependent oxidoreductase, producing the protein MNGDSDPDLAVGADAFTDESVEREVAVVGGGAVGATAAYDLARAGADVTLYDRDGIASGASGRAAGVCYDAYADPLDAEIASDAIERFRTLSGDDTFPFVECPYVWLAQDGDERADAIRDQVTRMQEHGVVALEMDADALADRFDSIRTDDVEAAGIAGAAGYTDPARYTAALAAGANGAGAELEAETPVAIRTDPPRVVPEGGDEREVDAVLVTAGAHTKQVLADAGVEIPMKPYRVQALVADCDLEEPTCFDATAGFYVRPHPDGILAGDGTELREVDPDRYDRKANDEFAEDLLERVQHRLPDVDPELERAWAGLCTSTPDGDPLVGEIEDGVYVATGFQGHGFMRAPAVGERIAMEVLGGDGIDAFDPTRFDGGETFEVTEGMQLGDERER; encoded by the coding sequence GCCGTCGTTGGTGGCGGTGCAGTCGGCGCGACTGCAGCCTACGACCTGGCTCGCGCAGGCGCGGACGTGACGCTGTACGACCGCGACGGAATCGCCAGCGGCGCGAGCGGCCGGGCCGCAGGCGTCTGCTACGATGCCTACGCCGATCCACTGGACGCCGAAATCGCCAGCGACGCGATCGAGCGGTTCCGGACCCTCTCGGGCGACGATACGTTCCCGTTTGTCGAGTGTCCGTACGTCTGGCTCGCCCAGGACGGTGACGAACGCGCAGATGCCATCCGCGATCAGGTCACGAGAATGCAAGAACACGGCGTCGTCGCCCTCGAGATGGACGCCGACGCGCTGGCAGACCGGTTCGACTCGATCCGGACCGACGACGTCGAGGCCGCCGGAATCGCAGGCGCTGCGGGATACACCGACCCGGCCAGGTACACCGCCGCACTCGCCGCCGGGGCAAACGGTGCTGGAGCCGAACTCGAGGCAGAGACTCCCGTCGCGATCCGGACCGACCCACCGCGCGTCGTTCCCGAGGGTGGCGACGAACGAGAGGTCGATGCCGTGCTCGTCACAGCCGGTGCACACACGAAACAAGTGCTCGCGGATGCTGGCGTCGAAATCCCGATGAAGCCTTACCGCGTCCAGGCGCTGGTCGCCGACTGCGACCTCGAGGAGCCGACTTGCTTCGACGCGACCGCGGGTTTCTACGTTCGTCCCCACCCGGACGGAATTCTGGCCGGTGACGGCACCGAACTCCGGGAAGTCGATCCCGACAGGTACGACCGCAAGGCAAACGACGAGTTCGCCGAGGACCTCCTCGAGCGCGTCCAACATCGCCTTCCGGACGTAGACCCGGAACTCGAGCGGGCGTGGGCAGGTCTCTGTACGTCGACGCCGGATGGCGACCCGCTGGTCGGCGAAATCGAGGATGGTGTGTACGTCGCAACCGGATTCCAGGGCCACGGGTTCATGCGTGCGCCGGCAGTCGGCGAGCGGATTGCGATGGAAGTCCTCGGTGGAGACGGGATCGACGCCTTCGATCCGACGCGGTTCGACGGCGGCGAGACGTTCGAGGTGACGGAAGGAATGCAGTTAGGTGACGAGCGAGAGCGATAG
- a CDS encoding Hsp20/alpha crystallin family protein produces the protein MSLKDVRNSIGKTLYRGIGRANGRIQSHRSLPVDILEDETSYLVVFDAPGAEPDDVQVRYLEGNVRIRIERFRQFRDRYEMRFPGRGMTLGGEAELPSDAIVDPDAGTATITETGTLNVEIPKDRSPDATGSSDATEEKPQTDVPASDG, from the coding sequence ATGAGCCTGAAAGATGTCCGTAACTCGATTGGTAAAACGTTATATCGTGGCATCGGGCGCGCGAACGGCCGAATACAGAGCCATCGATCTCTTCCCGTCGACATACTCGAGGACGAGACGTCGTATCTCGTCGTCTTCGACGCTCCCGGTGCAGAGCCCGACGACGTTCAGGTACGATACCTCGAGGGCAACGTCAGGATTCGGATCGAACGCTTTCGGCAGTTTCGCGATCGCTACGAGATGCGGTTTCCCGGTCGCGGAATGACGCTGGGTGGGGAAGCCGAGTTGCCGTCGGACGCGATCGTCGACCCCGATGCGGGTACGGCGACGATCACCGAGACGGGCACGCTAAACGTCGAGATCCCGAAAGACAGGTCTCCAGACGCCACCGGTTCGTCCGACGCGACCGAAGAAAAACCACAGACGGACGTTCCAGCTAGCGACGGCTAA
- a CDS encoding DUF7559 family protein, translated as MPPTAEITCTAQDCFLDMFENHYTYDAPGEFDVSDLSCPVCGDTECLERIDLS; from the coding sequence ATGCCACCGACAGCAGAGATCACGTGTACCGCACAGGACTGTTTTCTCGACATGTTCGAGAACCACTACACGTACGACGCTCCCGGCGAGTTCGACGTTTCGGACCTCTCTTGTCCCGTCTGTGGTGACACAGAGTGTCTGGAGCGAATCGACCTCTCGTAG